Part of the Kaistia algarum genome, TCCGGCGCCCGCCGATCCGGCGCAGCAGGTCATCTTCAACTGGATGCCGGTGATCTTCACCTTCATGCTCGGCTCGTTCCCGGCCGGCCTGGTGATCTACTGGTCGTGGAACAACACGCTTTCGGTCACCCAGCAATATGTGATCATGCGTCGTCAGGGCGTCGACGTGAACCTCATTGGCAACATCCTGTCGAGTTTCAAGAAGAAGCCGAAGGACGGTGAGCCGGCTCCGGCGGCGAAATTGCCGGCGGCGGCCAACGCCAATCCGAAGCCATCGGCCAAGCCGCCGACGAAGCCAGGGACGAAGTCGACCCCGCCCAAGGCCAAGAGCTGACCAAGACGCTGTCTGACCAAGCCTTGGTCTGACCAAGCCCTGGTCCGGCGAGGCCGCATGACGACAAGGCTGCGAGCCCAGAAGGCCCGCAGCACGGAGAACCCGATGCCCGAGATTACGCAGGAAGAGCTCGACCGGATCGAGGCCGGCCGCCTCTTTTTCGCAAGGCCATGGCGCTTTGTGCTGAGCGCCCCCACGGTCGAGGCACTGCCGCCGATCGGCGACGCCGAAGTCGCCTTTGCCGGCCGATCCAATGTCGGCAAGTCGTCGCTGATCAACGCGCTCACCGGCCGCAGCGGCCTGGCGCGGACGTCGAACACGCCGGGACGCACCCAGGAACTGAACTTCTTCACGGCCGATAGCGGCCTCTGGATCGTCGACATGCCGGGCTATGGCTATGCCGAGGCGCCGAAGAAGCTGGTTGAAGCATGGAACAAGCTGATCCGCGCCTATCTGCGCGGCCGCGTCAGCCTGCGCCGCGTCTATGTGCTGATCGATTCTCGCCATGGCCTCAAAGCCAACGACCTCGAGACTCTGAACCTGCTCGACGAGACGGCCGTTTCCTACCAGATCGTTCTGACCAAGGTCGATAAGCTGCGGACCGGCGAGATCGACAAGGTCCAGGCCGATACGATCGCCAAGATCGCCCGCCGCCCGGCCGCCCATCCGGTGACGCTCGCCACCTCCTCCGAGACCGGAGAGGGCATGGACCTGCTGAAGGCCGAGATCGTCGCGCTGGCGGGCTAGCGCCCGGCTTCCTCGCCGCTTGAAGACCTCGTCGTCGTCATTGTTCCGCCATGCGAGACTCGTTATAGAGCCCTGCCCTATCGGAGACGCTCCATGACCGAGACCGACATCGCAGCCGGCACCGATCCGGTGCTCACGGCGCAGCTCATCGCCACCGCACTGCCCTATATGCTGCGCTACGACGAGAAGACGGTCGTGGTGAAGTTCGGCGGCAATGCCATGGGCTCGGAAGAGCTCGGCAAGGCCTTCGCCGAGGACATCACCCTCCTGAAGCTCGCCGGGCTCAACCCGGTCGTCGTCCATGGCGGCGGGCCGCAGATCAACGCTATGCTCTCCCGCCTCGGCATCAAGTCGGAATGGGCCGGCGGCATGCGAATCACCGACAAGGCGACGGTCGAGATCGTCGAGATGGTTCTGGCCGGTTCGATCAACAAGGAGATCGTGCAGACGATCACCGAAGCTGGCGGTCGCGCGATTGGGTTGACCGGCAAGGACGGCAACATGGTCACCGTCACGCCGCTGAAGCGCCGCATCGTCGACCCCGATTCGAACATCGAGAAAATCATCGACCTTGGCTTTGTCGGCGAGCCGAAGACCGTGCGCACCGAAGTGCTCGAAGTGCTGGCGAAGTCCGAGATCATCCCCGTCCTGGCGCCGGTCTGCGCCGGCGAGGATGGCGAGACCTACAATGTCAACGCCGACACTTTCGCTGGCGCCATTGCCGGCGCGCTGCATGCCACGCGCCTCCTGTTTCTCACCGACGTCCCCGGGGTTCTCGGTCGCGACAAGCAGCTGATCAAGGAGCTGACGGTGGACGAGGCCCGCGCCATGATCGCGGACGGCACCATCTCCGGCGGCATGATCCCGAAGGTCGAGACCTGCATCGAGGCGCTGGACCGCGGCGTCGAAGGCGTCGTCATCCTCGACGGCAAGACTCCGCATGCGGTGCTGCTGGAACTCTTCACCGAAAGCGGTGCCGGCACGCTGATTAAGCGCTGACAGGGCCGAGATGAACCATAGCGCACCCGCGACGCTCGCCGACCAGCCGGATCTCTCCCGCTTCGCCGATGTGCGCAGCTGGATCTTCGACCTCGACAACACCCTCTATCCGCGCCACACGAACCTGTTCGCGCAGGTGGATGTTCGCATCCGCGACTATGTCCAGCGGCTGCTGGACCTTCCATCCGAGGACGCGCAATTGCTTCAGCGCGACTATTATCGCCGCTACGGCACGACGCTGCGCGGCCTGATCGTCGAGCACGGCATCACCCCGGACGACTTCCTCGAATATGTCCATGACATCGACCATTCGCCGGTCGAAGCCGATCCGCGCCTGGCGAGCGCCATTGCGCGCCTGCCGGGCCGGCGCTTCATCTTCACCAACGGTTCGAGACTGCACGCCGAGAAGGTGATGGCGCGCCTCGGTCTCGGACCCGAGTTCGAGGACATTTTCGACATCGTCCGTGCCGACCTCCTACCGAAGCCGCATCCCGACACCTATGCCCGCTTCCTCAGCGAAAACGCGATCGACCCGACCTCGGCCGCCATGTTCGAGGACCTCGCCCGCAATCTCGAAGTGCCGAAGGCGCTGGGCATGGCGACCGTCCTGATCGTCCCGCGCGGCACCGAGGAAGTCCTCGCCGAGACCTGGGAAACCGAAGGCAGCGAAGGCGCCCATATCGACCATCTGACGGACGATCTCGGCGTGTTCCTGGAGACGGTTCTGAGCGGCATTCCGGCGGCCTGAGGCCGGCCCCGCCAGGCGTTCGTCGCGGGTCGCGCCTCGGGACAGTCCATGCGTCCGCGCGCTGCTGCGCCTGCAATCGCGGCGTGGGCCGGCGATCGCCCGGCCGAACACATCGGCGCCACAATCGCTCAGCATAGCAGGCGGATCTGGGGCACAGATCCGACGTCGGCCACGGCGTCTTCCCGACCTGCGCAAAGAGGCCATCCGTGTCCCAGTGGTTCAGGCATGCCGCCCTGTCGGCTGCCGTCTTGATTCTGTGCTGCATCCTTGTGTTCTATTTTTACTGCGCCGAGGCCCGCCTCGACGCAGTGTTCAATTCCGACATGCTGATCCTTCCGCAGATCAGCTGGAACATGGCGACACGGGCCTGGGGCTGGTTCATGCAGCAGCAGGCACGTCTCATCGGCGTGTTTCCGGACCAGCTCGTCTATCACGCCCTTGCACGACTGGGACTGGACGCGCGAGCGGCCATCCCGCTGCAGGCGGCGCTGACGCTCTTCGCCGAAATCCTGTTCGCTGCGCTCGTCATCGCTCGCCTTGCGCCCGCCGGATTCGCCAACCGCATGGTCGCAGCCGCGGTCGTCTTCATCGGCGCGCCGATGGCCCTTGCACTCGTCGTGCCCTGGGCACCCTATCGCGATCTCGCCATGCCGATGAACCATTCCGGCGCGTTCGTCCTGACGCTTGCCCTGGCGCTGCGCCTCGACGCGCGGCCCCGCGATCCATGGACGATCGGCCTCGTCCTCGTCGGCTGCTTCTCCGATACGCTCTTCCTCCTGACGGGCGTGGTGCCCCTGGTCGTCGCCCGTGCGGCCGTCGATTTTCCGCCTTTGCCCAAGCTACGCACGGCCCTGAAGGCGCTGCCGGTGCTTTTTGCGGCGATTGTCGGCCTGCTGGCGCAGAAGCTCGTTTTCCATCAGGGAAACGTCTCGGTCTCGCTGCCGGCGGTGCTGCGGTCCTGGCGGACTTTCCTGGGTGAGCTGGTCACGCAGCCTCAACTCGCCTTCTTCGTCATGGTCGGCCTCGCGACGATGGTGCTGGTCCTGCGCGCGCTCCTGCGCATGCCCGGCACGGACCGGCGTGGGCGGATCGTGCTGCTCTTCGCGCTCGGCTCGATGGCGATGTCGCTCGCTGCGCTGATGAGTTTCTACGTCGATGTTCCGAGCCTGCGCTACGCGTGGCCATTGATCGGCTGGCCGCTCATCCTGCTTTCCTTCCTGCTGGCCGTACGGATCGATGGCGGCGTACTTGTCCTTGCGGGGCTGGCCGGGCTGGCCGTCGCCGTCGTTCTGGTCACGCAGACGGGACCGGCGCCACCTGTCCTCGCCTGGCGCGCTCCGGACGAGCTCTGCGTCTCGAAGCTTGTGCAGGAAGAAGGCCTTGATGCCGGCCTGGCGGATTTCTGGCATGCGCGGCGGCTGGTCGTTTCGAGCGATTATGCGCTGAAGATCGAACAGATCACCGGAGATGGCGCCGCCTATCTATGGGGCAACGATCCCCATTGGTTCTTCCATGATTGGCGCCGGCCTGACGGCATCGTGCATTACGACCACATCCTGATGGCCGGTCTCGACCGCGCCGCCATCCTCTCCGCGTTCGGTCAGCCCGATCTGATCCGGCCATGTCCGACGACCGAAGTCTGGATCTGGCGAGACAGAGACCATGTCGGCCCGATCATGGCGGCACGCTCGCAAGACGTCGTGGCGCATGTCCGGCCCGAAGAACTCGGGGCCATGCCGATACCGTCAGGCCCGCCGCCAACGCCCTGAGCACGAACCGCCTACCGGCTGAACCGCGTCCCCCGTCGCCCGGATCCGGGTTGCGGACCGCCGCGCCACAGAAATATTCTCGAACATTCTCCCGAAAGCCCTCATGAACCAGCCTCTGATCGAAATCCGTCCGGCCGATCTCGTGCCGGAACTCAGCGTGGTCATCCCGACCTTCAACGAGCGCGGCAATATCGCGCCGCTGGTCGAGCGCCTCGCCGCGGCGCTCGAAGGCCTCGCCTGGGAGGCGATCTTCGTCGACGACGATTCGCCCGACCGCACCATCGACGCCGTCCACGAAATCGGCGCCCGCGACGGACGCGTTCGGGCGATCCTGCGCGTCGGCCGCCGCGGCCTCGCCGGTGCCTGCATCGAGGGCATGCTTTCGGCGAGCGCCCCCGTCGTCGCCGTGATCGACGCCGATCTCCAGCATGACGAGAAGGCCCTGCCGCTCATGCTGGACGCGATCCGCGCCGGCGCCGACCTCGTCGTCGGCACCCGCTATGCCGGCGGCGGCGAGGCCTCCTCCTTCAGCGCGGCCCGCGGCGCCATGAGCCGCTTCGCCACCGGCCTTTCGAAACGCCTCTTCCGCATCCGCACCTCCGATCCGATGAGCGGCTTCTTCATGCTGCGGCGCGAGGTCGTCGAGAAGGCCGCCCCGCGCCTGCAGACCCAGGGCTTCAAGATCCTGCTCGACATCCTGCTGACCGCCGGACCCGATCTGCGCGTCGGCGAGGTGCCCTATGCCTTCGGCACCCGCCAGCACGGCGAGAGCAAGCTCGACAACCAGGTCATGCTGGATTTCGCGGGGCTGCTGCTCTCGCGCGCCACCGGCGGCCTCGTCTCGGTCCGCTTCCTGGTCTTCGGCCTCGTCGGCGTCTTCGGTCTCTTCGTCCATCTCCTCACGCTGCGCCTCACGCTCGGCACCGGCGCGGACTTCGTGGTCGCACAGTCGGCCGCGACCATCGTGGCGATGACGTTCAACTTCTTCGTTAACAATTTCCTGACCTATCGCGACCGCCGCCTTGCGGGCTGGTCCATGCTGCCGGGGCTCGTCAAGTTCTACGCCGTCTGCGGCGTCGGCGCGGTCGGCAATGTCGGCGCCGCCAGCTGGGTGTTCCACGAGACCGCGACATGGTGGGCGGCAGGCGTCGCAGGATCCATCGTCGGCGCCGTCTGGAACTATCTCCTCAGCGCGTCCCTCGTCTGGAAAAGCAAGGCCTGAAGACTGGATGAGCGCCGGGCTTGCCCCCCACGGAGCCGGCGCAACGCGCCCGCAGCGTGCCATGCGATCCGCTTGCGTGCGCCAGGCGCCGAGACTTCCGTTGACTTAGCCGCATCCGCCGATATCGTCCGCCGACCACGATACCGACAAGAAACGCACCGGAACCGGACCCATGCCGCACGATCACACCGCCCTGCAATCGATCATCGAGGTCGCCTTCGAGGCGCGCGCCGAGATCGGAACCGACACCAAGGGCGAGGTGCGCGAGGCCGTCGACTACGCGCTCGAACTGCTGGACAAGGGCAAGGCGCGCGTCGCGGAGAAGGTCGATGGCGACTGGGTCGTGCATCAATGGCTGAAGAAGGCGGTGCTGCTCTCCTTCCGCCTCAACCCGATGAGCGCCATCTCCGGCGGCCCCGGCGGCTCCACCTGGTGGGACAAGGTGCCCTCGAAGTTCGACGGCTGGGGCGCGGCTGAATTCGGCGCCGCGGGCTTTCGTGCCGTGCCGGGGTCCATCGTCCGCCGCTCGGCCTACATCGCCCCGAACGCCATTTTGATGCCGTCCTTCGTCAATCTCGGCGCCTATGTCGACAGCGGCACCATGGTCGATACGTGGGTGACGGTTGGCTCCTGCGCGCAGATCGGCAAGAACGTGCATCTCTCCGGCGGCGTCGGCATTGGCGGCGTATTGGAGCCGCTGCAGGCCGGCCCGACGATCATCGAGGACAATTGCTTCATCGGCGCGCGGTCTGAGGTGGTCGAGGGCGTGATCGTCGGCGAGGGCTCGGTGATCTCGATGGGCGTCTTCATCTCGGGCTCGACCAAGATCGTCGACCGCGAGACCGGCGAGATCCATATCGGCCGCGTTCCGCCTTATTCCGTGGTGGTTTCCGGCTCACTGCCGGGCAAGCCGCTGCCCAATGGCGCGCCCGGACCGTCGCTCTATTGCGCGGTCATCGTCAAGCGCGTCGACGAGAAGACCCGCTCGAAGACCTCCGTCAACGAACTGCTGCGCGACTAGTATACAGTCTGCATAAATCCTTGCGAATGGTTGTGGGAAATGACACGATCCGGTTGTGGTGCGAAGGGGGATCGCGCCACGATCGGGGGTCGCATTGGATTGGCGTTGGGCTCTGTTCTCGTTTGAAGGGCGGCTGCCGCGTGCGCCCTTCTGGATCATCCTTGCAGCCTATCTCATCGGCCTTCCGTTCGTCTCCGTGATGCTGAAGCGCCTGTCGTTCCTGGGTCCGGCGCTCGCGCTCGCCCTGGATATCGCGTTCTACCCGGCGATTATCTGGATCGCCTTTGCCGTCGCGGCGAAGCGCCTGCATGACCGGGGCAAATCGGCCAGCTGGCTCCTTCTCTATGCGCTGGCTCCGATGCTCCTGGGTCAGATCGCCACGGGCATGACGGGTATTCCTACCCACGGTCATAGCGCCATCCTCCTGTCCTATATGCGCTGGGTGCTCGCCCTCTGGAGTTCGATTGAACTCGTCATCCTGCCCGGTATCCGAGGCCCCAACCGTTTCGGACCTGAGCCGGGCCTCTGATGGGCTTGATTGGTGCTGGAGGGCGTGGCAACGAGAGGCATGTCCTCCAGCGATCCTGAATCCGTCCTTCCCGCCGATCCGGTCGGCCTGCTCCAGAGCCTCGTCCGCTGCCCGTCGGTGACCCCGGCAGAGGGCGGTGCCCTCGCGCTTCTCGAAAGCGTCCTGAAGCCGGCTGGCTTCACCGTCGAGCGCCCGGTCTTCTCGGAGCCCGGAACCCCCGACGTTGAAAACCTCTTTGCAACCATCGGCGCCGGCGCGCCGCATTTCGTCTTCGCCGGCCATACCGACGTCGTGCCGCCCGGCGATCCGGCGCGCTGGTCGCATCCGCCCTTCGCAGGCGCGATCGAGGACGGCATGCTCTATGGCCGCGGCGCCGCCGACATGAAGGGCGGCATCGCCGCCTTCGTCGCCGCTGCCCTCGATTTCGCCAATGGCGGCCCGTGGGCCGGAACGATCTCGCTTCTCATCACCGGCGACGAAGAAGGCCCGTCGCTGAATGGCACGGTCAAACTGCTCGATTGGGCGGCAAGGCACGGCCACCGCTTCGATTCGGCGATTGTCGGCGAGCCGACCAACCCCTCGACGCTTGGCGATGCCATCAAGGTCGGCCGCCGCGGCTCTCTGTCGGGCACGATCACTGTCCATGGCCGCCAGGGCCATGTCGCCTATCCGCATCTGGCGGTGAATCCGATCCCGCAACTCATGCGCTTGGTCCGCCGCCTCACCGCGGAGCCGCTCGACCATGGCAGCGAGCATTTCGATGCTTCCAATCTCGAATTCGTCGGTCTCGACGTCGACAACAAGGCCTGGAACGTCATCCCGGCCGAGGCGAGCGCGCGCTTCAACATCCGCTTCAACGACGAATGGACCCGCGACACGCTGGAGGCCTGGATCGAGGCCCGGTTGGCAGAAGCGGCAGGCAACGAGATCCATTACGAACTCGGCTTCGAGCCCGGCTGGAGCGCCTCGTTCCTGACACGTTCGGATGCGCTGATCGGCACGCTTACCGCCGCGATCGAGGCGGAAACCGGCCGCAAGCCGGCCCTTTCGACCAGCGGCGGCACCTCGGATGCCCGCTTCATCAAGGATTATTGCCCGGTCGTCGAGTTCGGCCTCGTCGGGCAGACCATGCACCAGATCGACGAGCGCATCGCGGTCGCCGACCTCCTCGCCCTCAAGGCCATCTACCGCCGGTTTCTGGGCGGCTATTTCGCCTGACTGAAGTCCGCCCGCCCATGCTCGCCGCCGACACGACCGCCGCGCTCACCGGCGCCATCGAGCTGTTCCTCGGCCGCCCCAGCGGGTTGAAGCGCTTTGATCTGAGCTTTGAAGGATTCTGGCGCTCCTTTGCTGCCCTCCTCTACATCCTTCCTTTCTTCGCGATCGTCGTCGCCGCGGACTGGATGACCCTGTCGCAGCAGCCGGACGCACCGGCCTTGACGACCCTGGCCGTCGCGCGGCTCTTCGACGTTGGGCTCGATTTCGGCGCCATGCCGGTCGTTCTTGCCCTGCTGGCAAGACGCCTCGGCATTCAGCGGAGCTATATCGGCTATGTGATCGTCCGCAACTGGTCGACGCTGGTTATCGTCGTCCCACAGGCCGTGATCTCGCTGCTGTTCGGGCTCGGCATCGTTTCGATGGAGGCGTCGGAGCTGATGTCGCTGGTCGTTGTCGGCGTCATGCTCTTCTATCAATACCGGATCGCGCGCTGGACCCTCGGCTGGAACGGTACGCAGGCCGCCGGCCTCGTCGCCGCGGACCTCGGCCTAAGCCTGATCCTGCTCTTCTTCGTCCATGGCCTGTTCGGCATCTGAGGCATAGTCGACGCGGACGAGATAGAGCCCGCCAGGCGGCGCGACCGGCCCGCAGGCTTTGCGGTCGCGCGCATCCAGAACGTCGCGCACTCGCGACACCGGCCATTTCCCCTCGCCGACCTTCTTCAGCGTTCCGACCATCGAACGGACCTGATTGTGCAGGAAGGACCGAGCCGAGACCTCGAAAAGGATCTCGCTGCCGACGCGGGAAACATCGAGCCGGTCCAGCGTCTTCAAGGGCGACAGCGCCTGGCAGTCGGCCGAGCGGAACGTGGTGAAATCATGCTTGCCGAGCAGCGAATCGGCGGCCTGCTGCATCGCGTCGATATCGAGTGACTTGCGGACATCCCAGACGCGGTCGATGTCGAGCGCCGCCGGAGCGCGGCGGTCGATCACGCGGTAGAGATAGTGCCGGGCAACCGCCGAGCGGCGTGCATCGAAGATGTCGGAAACTGGCTCGGCCTCGAGGATCGCGATCGGCGCTGGACGAAGCTGCGCGTTCATCGCATCGCGGATGCGATCGCCGCTCCAGAGTCCGGAGAGGTCGAAATGCGCGACCTGGCCCAGCGCATGCACGCCCGTGTCGGTTCGGCCGGCGCCCTTGGTCAACGCCGCTTCGCCGGAAAAGCGATGGATCGCCTCGTCGATCGTCTGCTGCACAGAAGGCGCGTTGGCCTGCCGCTGCCAGCCCGAATAGGGCCTGCCGTCATATTCGATGAGGATCTTGTAGCGTGGCATGGCGCGGACTAGCCGAGCCGGTCGCCTTTCGCAACCCCCGCCCCGCGCAGGAACTCCACCGCCGGCAGTGGTTTCCCGCCCGCGCGCTGCAACTCGACGAGGCGCACCGCGCCCGCGCCGCAGGCGATCGTGAGTTGATCGTCCAGAACGGCTCCAGGCTCGCCGGAGCCGGCTCCCAGCGTCGAGCGCAGCACCTTGACGCGCTCGGCCTTGCCGGCGAGTTGCATCTCGCACCAGGCGCCGGGAAAGGGCGACAAGCCGCGAATATGATTGTGAACATCGCGGGCCGGCCGCGACCAGTCGATCCGCGCCTCGGCCTTGTCGATCTTGGCGGCATAAGTGACACCGGCTTCCGCCTGCGGCACGCCATCGAGACCGCCCCGCGACAGCGCCGCCAGCGCGCGAACCATCAAATCGGCGCCGAGCCGGGCCAGGCGATCATGCAGATCGCCCGTCGTCCAGTCTGGCTCTATCGCGATCCGTTCGGCCATGGCGACGGGCCCGGTATCGAGCCCCGCCTCCATCCGCATGACCATCACACCCGCCTCGGCATCACCGGCCATGATCGCGCGATGGATCGGCGCTGCACCGCGCCAGCGCGGCAGCAGCGAGGCGTGCAGATTGAGGCAGCCCTCGCGCGGGGCATCCAGCACCGCCTGCGGCAGGATCAGCCCATAGGCGACCACGACCGCCACATCGGCGTCCAGCGAGGCAAACGCCTCTTGCTCGGCCTCGCCCTTCAGCGATTTCGGCGTGAACACGGGAATAGCGAAATGGTCGGCGACGAGGTGGACGGGAGACTTCTTCTCGTCCAGACCCCTTCCAGCCGGTTTCGGCGCGCGCGTATAGACGGCGACGACCTCGTGGCCCTGGCCGATGATCTCGGTGAGCGTCGGCACCGCGAAATCCGGCGTGCCCATGAAGACGATGCGAAGGCTCATGGGCGGGCTATGCTCACATCTCTTCGCTGGCGTGCGACTTGAACTCGGGCTTGGTGCCAGATTTCGCCGCCTTGACGAATTTCTTGACCACCATCTCGCGCTTCAGCCGCGACAGGTAATCGATGAAGAGCTTGCCATCGAGATGGTCGACCTCGTGCTGGATGCAGGTCGAGAGCAGCCCATCGGCGTCGATCTCGTGCGGCTTGCCGTCGCGATCGAGATAGCGCAGGCGCACCGAGGCAGGGCGCTCGACTTCGGCATAGAAGTCGGGGATCGACAGGCACCCTTCCTCATAGGTCGAGCGGTCCTCGGCGGAGGTGACGATCTCGGGATTGATCAGGAAGAGCGGCTTCCGCTCGGCGCCATCCTCGCGACCCGACACGTCGATGGTCACGATCCGGCGCGGCACGCCGACCTGGATCGCCGCCAGCCCGATGCCGGGCGCCTCATACATCGTCTCCAGCATGTCATCCAGAAAGCGGCGCAGATCGTCGTCGACGCGCTCCACCGGCGCGCTGACGAGCCGGAGCTTCGGGTCGGGAAGGGTGATGATGTCGAGCTTGGCCATGAAAACCTCAACGCTGGCTGGCCTGAAATAGGCAATCGTCGCGAACCGGTCAATCGCGGATTGCCGCGACTTTCGGGGAATCGCCGCCCCAATGTTCATGTTTTGATCTGGTTTTGCACGAAAATCTGCTATGGTCCGGCCCATGCAGGATATTCTCTTTTCCCTCGCGGGCCGGCCGATCACCCTTGCTGAGACGCTGCTCGGCGGCGCCGGCCTTGCGCTGCTCATGCTGTTTCTCGTCCTCGTTCTGGCCTGGCGCGG contains:
- the yihA gene encoding ribosome biogenesis GTP-binding protein YihA/YsxC; protein product: MPEITQEELDRIEAGRLFFARPWRFVLSAPTVEALPPIGDAEVAFAGRSNVGKSSLINALTGRSGLARTSNTPGRTQELNFFTADSGLWIVDMPGYGYAEAPKKLVEAWNKLIRAYLRGRVSLRRVYVLIDSRHGLKANDLETLNLLDETAVSYQIVLTKVDKLRTGEIDKVQADTIAKIARRPAAHPVTLATSSETGEGMDLLKAEIVALAG
- the argB gene encoding acetylglutamate kinase; amino-acid sequence: MTETDIAAGTDPVLTAQLIATALPYMLRYDEKTVVVKFGGNAMGSEELGKAFAEDITLLKLAGLNPVVVHGGGPQINAMLSRLGIKSEWAGGMRITDKATVEIVEMVLAGSINKEIVQTITEAGGRAIGLTGKDGNMVTVTPLKRRIVDPDSNIEKIIDLGFVGEPKTVRTEVLEVLAKSEIIPVLAPVCAGEDGETYNVNADTFAGAIAGALHATRLLFLTDVPGVLGRDKQLIKELTVDEARAMIADGTISGGMIPKVETCIEALDRGVEGVVILDGKTPHAVLLELFTESGAGTLIKR
- a CDS encoding pyrimidine 5'-nucleotidase, producing MNHSAPATLADQPDLSRFADVRSWIFDLDNTLYPRHTNLFAQVDVRIRDYVQRLLDLPSEDAQLLQRDYYRRYGTTLRGLIVEHGITPDDFLEYVHDIDHSPVEADPRLASAIARLPGRRFIFTNGSRLHAEKVMARLGLGPEFEDIFDIVRADLLPKPHPDTYARFLSENAIDPTSAAMFEDLARNLEVPKALGMATVLIVPRGTEEVLAETWETEGSEGAHIDHLTDDLGVFLETVLSGIPAA
- a CDS encoding glycosyltransferase, encoding MNQPLIEIRPADLVPELSVVIPTFNERGNIAPLVERLAAALEGLAWEAIFVDDDSPDRTIDAVHEIGARDGRVRAILRVGRRGLAGACIEGMLSASAPVVAVIDADLQHDEKALPLMLDAIRAGADLVVGTRYAGGGEASSFSAARGAMSRFATGLSKRLFRIRTSDPMSGFFMLRREVVEKAAPRLQTQGFKILLDILLTAGPDLRVGEVPYAFGTRQHGESKLDNQVMLDFAGLLLSRATGGLVSVRFLVFGLVGVFGLFVHLLTLRLTLGTGADFVVAQSAATIVAMTFNFFVNNFLTYRDRRLAGWSMLPGLVKFYAVCGVGAVGNVGAASWVFHETATWWAAGVAGSIVGAVWNYLLSASLVWKSKA
- the dapD gene encoding 2,3,4,5-tetrahydropyridine-2,6-dicarboxylate N-succinyltransferase, which produces MPHDHTALQSIIEVAFEARAEIGTDTKGEVREAVDYALELLDKGKARVAEKVDGDWVVHQWLKKAVLLSFRLNPMSAISGGPGGSTWWDKVPSKFDGWGAAEFGAAGFRAVPGSIVRRSAYIAPNAILMPSFVNLGAYVDSGTMVDTWVTVGSCAQIGKNVHLSGGVGIGGVLEPLQAGPTIIEDNCFIGARSEVVEGVIVGEGSVISMGVFISGSTKIVDRETGEIHIGRVPPYSVVVSGSLPGKPLPNGAPGPSLYCAVIVKRVDEKTRSKTSVNELLRD
- a CDS encoding DUF805 domain-containing protein, translated to MDWRWALFSFEGRLPRAPFWIILAAYLIGLPFVSVMLKRLSFLGPALALALDIAFYPAIIWIAFAVAAKRLHDRGKSASWLLLYALAPMLLGQIATGMTGIPTHGHSAILLSYMRWVLALWSSIELVILPGIRGPNRFGPEPGL
- the dapE gene encoding succinyl-diaminopimelate desuccinylase, with product MSSSDPESVLPADPVGLLQSLVRCPSVTPAEGGALALLESVLKPAGFTVERPVFSEPGTPDVENLFATIGAGAPHFVFAGHTDVVPPGDPARWSHPPFAGAIEDGMLYGRGAADMKGGIAAFVAAALDFANGGPWAGTISLLITGDEEGPSLNGTVKLLDWAARHGHRFDSAIVGEPTNPSTLGDAIKVGRRGSLSGTITVHGRQGHVAYPHLAVNPIPQLMRLVRRLTAEPLDHGSEHFDASNLEFVGLDVDNKAWNVIPAEASARFNIRFNDEWTRDTLEAWIEARLAEAAGNEIHYELGFEPGWSASFLTRSDALIGTLTAAIEAETGRKPALSTSGGTSDARFIKDYCPVVEFGLVGQTMHQIDERIAVADLLALKAIYRRFLGGYFA
- the truA gene encoding tRNA pseudouridine(38-40) synthase TruA; its protein translation is MPRYKILIEYDGRPYSGWQRQANAPSVQQTIDEAIHRFSGEAALTKGAGRTDTGVHALGQVAHFDLSGLWSGDRIRDAMNAQLRPAPIAILEAEPVSDIFDARRSAVARHYLYRVIDRRAPAALDIDRVWDVRKSLDIDAMQQAADSLLGKHDFTTFRSADCQALSPLKTLDRLDVSRVGSEILFEVSARSFLHNQVRSMVGTLKKVGEGKWPVSRVRDVLDARDRKACGPVAPPGGLYLVRVDYASDAEQAMDEEEQDQA
- the fmt gene encoding methionyl-tRNA formyltransferase — protein: MSLRIVFMGTPDFAVPTLTEIIGQGHEVVAVYTRAPKPAGRGLDEKKSPVHLVADHFAIPVFTPKSLKGEAEQEAFASLDADVAVVVAYGLILPQAVLDAPREGCLNLHASLLPRWRGAAPIHRAIMAGDAEAGVMVMRMEAGLDTGPVAMAERIAIEPDWTTGDLHDRLARLGADLMVRALAALSRGGLDGVPQAEAGVTYAAKIDKAEARIDWSRPARDVHNHIRGLSPFPGAWCEMQLAGKAERVKVLRSTLGAGSGEPGAVLDDQLTIACGAGAVRLVELQRAGGKPLPAVEFLRGAGVAKGDRLG
- the def gene encoding peptide deformylase; this encodes MAKLDIITLPDPKLRLVSAPVERVDDDLRRFLDDMLETMYEAPGIGLAAIQVGVPRRIVTIDVSGREDGAERKPLFLINPEIVTSAEDRSTYEEGCLSIPDFYAEVERPASVRLRYLDRDGKPHEIDADGLLSTCIQHEVDHLDGKLFIDYLSRLKREMVVKKFVKAAKSGTKPEFKSHASEEM